Genomic window (Methylocystis parvus OBBP):
CGAATCATGTCCGATAAGCGCACATTATCGGACATATTTAGAGCAAGACAAGGCCGGCGGATTTGGTTCGAAATTAGGTGACAAAGCGCCGTTTCGACCGCATGCTCTCCGTCATGTTCGATCTCGATTCGGTCCCCGACCGCGCGCCCGAAAGCCCTCCGGTTTCACCCCGGAGGCCGCGCCGCGCGCGCAAGCCGGCGCTCTCGACGGGCGCCAAAAACCCTGGCGAAATAGGCCTTTTTCCAGATTGGGGGCGCCTTCCCGACGCCGACGGTGGCAGGAGCGACGCCGCCTTCCACGCCGGCGCCGGCCTCGCGCTGTTCGACCGTCTCTTGCGCGCGGGCGAAGACGGCGCCGAACCCGCCTACGCCGGCGCCTTGCGGCGGCGCCTCGCGCTCCGGGCCGCGGCGAGTTGCGCCCGTCTCGCCCGGCTGCGTGAGGACGAGAGCGCGTTGCGCGACGCCGAGCATCTCGCGCCGCCCCATGCGCCGCCGTCGCCAGCGGGGCGTCTGCACCGGCTGTTTCGGCGCTTCGGCGAGCAGCCCGTGCGACTTGACCGCGCGACGCTCGCCGTCGCTGCGGAGCTGCTTTTGCTGCGCCTCGACGAACCCGCGTTGGTGCGCCTCGTCGAGGCGTTGCAGCGCCGCGCATCGAAGCCCAGGACGCCCCTCCTCGCCGTGGTAGAGGCCAGCCGCGCGGCGATGTCGGCCGTTACAAACTCCGCGCCCGTCGACGCCGACATCGTCGCGTTTTGGCTCGCCGACGCGACGCTGGCGCAAGAGCTCGGCTGGGCCTCGCCAGTTCCGCTTTTCGCGACGGCGATCCATCATCCGGCGCTGCGCATCGGCCCTAACGGCCGGCGTTCGCGCCCTGGCGATCCCGAGTGGGGCGAGGCGAACGCGCGCGCCCTCGCGCTCGCCTGCCATGATGCCTACGCGCTCGGCGCAGATCTGGCGCGGCGGGCGGACAGGCTCCAGCAGGCGGCGCCGAAGCTGCGCGCGAAAGGCGCGGCGCGCGTCGTCGCCATGTTGCTCGAAGATGATTGCGTCACGCCGGCGCGCGCCGCGAAAGAATCGGGTCTCTCCGACCGCGCCGCGCGGCGCCTGTTCGATCGCCTGATCGAGCTCGGCACCGTACGCGAACTCTCCGGACGCGCCAATTTTCGGCTCTACGGGCTCTGACCTCGAAAGCGCCAAGGCGAGAAAATCATGGGACGCCCCAAAAGAAACGACGCCGACGCATTCTTCGACAGCGATCTCGCGGACCTTCCTGTCGCCGCGCGGTGGCGCGAATGGATGCTGCGGATCGAAGCGGCGATCTTCGCCGCGACAAGCCCAGTCCCGCGTGAAACGCTTGCGCGGATCGTCGGCGATGACGCGCGTCTCGACGACCTCATCGCCGATCTGCAGGCCGAGTTGCGCGCGCGCCCCTACGAGCTCGCTTTCGTCGCCGGCGGCTATCAACTGCGCACGCGGCCGCGTTTCGCGTCGGCCATCCGACTCGCGCATGGCGACAGGATCGAAGACGCCGGCCCGCCGGCGCTAACCCGAACCGAGATGCTGGCGCTCGCCGGAATCGCCTATCTGCAACCCGCGACCCGCGCCGCGCTCTCCCGCCACGCCGGCCGTGAGATCAGCCGCGATGTGCTCGGCGCCCTTAAACGCCACGGCCTCATCGCCGCGGCGCTGCGCGCGCCCGAACCCGGCGCGCCGCTCGCCTGGGTGACCACGGGGCGGTTTCTGGAGGCGTTCGGCCTCGCCTCTCTGCGCGAGCTCCCCGATCTCGAGCGGTTGCAGGACGAGGGGTTTGACCCCAGCAACGAAAGCAGGCTCGATCGACTTTGGCCGATGGTCGACGCCGACAATGAGGGGGAAGACGGCGGCTCATTCGAAGAGTGATAGATCAAGAGCGGCGGTGTCGTGGCGGGCGAATCCGGTCTTCCTTTCCAAGGCGATGGTCCGCCGCTAAGGTCTTACATAGAGATCGCGTCGGGCGGGCGGCCGACTTGGCCCCACGCAGCGGCGACCCACAAAAGATCATCGTCATGGCGTCCCTTGGCGAATACATGCTCTCGGTTCAGGCGTCCGTCCTATGGATCGCTGCTTTGTGCGGCGTGCTGATTTTCCATTGTGTTCATTTGGCGCGGGGATGCGCAGAGTGTCGCGCGCTGCATGGCGTTCACCTCGTGATGTTGGTTGGCATGCTTTACATGTATGCCGCCATGGCTTTTGACCTCGTCGCGGCGCCGCGCAGCCTTTGGGTGACGCTCTATGTCGCGTCCTCGGCGGGCGTCCTCGCGTGGCTCGCCACACGGCATTTTCGCGGCGACTCGGTGGAGGGCGTTTGGGTTCTCGCCTTGGCGCAGCAAATCGCCATGATTTACATGTGGGCGCCCATGACGGATTGGGCGCCGGCGATCTCTTACGGCTTCGCCCTATACTTTGCGCTTGAGACCTTTGGTTGGGGACTCAAGGCGGCGGCCCGAGGCGCACGCAGCGCGCTCCATCCCGCGACAGCCGGCCCCGCCCCTGCGGCCCTCCTGCCGAATTCCTTTTTCGACGACATGTGCATGACCATCATGGCGGCGTCGATGGCCTATATGTTTCTGGGCATGCAACTCATGATGTCGCCGCCGCGAAGCGCTCCGGAGCGGGATTCAGCTGTGACGTCGGGCCCCGTTGCGCCGCCCGAGGAAAGGGCGGGAGAGCCGGTTGCGTCGGCGCAAGGCCCCAACCCTCACCGCGCAAATCCCCCCCCAAGCAGTTCGCCCGAGAGCGGGCGCGACGTTCGTAGCTATGTCGTCAGGCCGGGCGACACGCTCACCGGGATCTCCGCCCGCTTCTATGGAGACGCGCGGCTCTGGCGACGCATCGTGGCGGCCAATCCAGGCCTCACCTCGCGCCGCCTGCCGATTGGTCACACGATCATTTTGCCGGAGCCCGACCGTCCCGCTAAGCTCAACACCCCGCGCTGACGATCCAGAGCAGGGTGTTTTCGGAGCAATTTTTGCCCGCCCCAAACGGCTTTGCCGACTCGGAGCCCCTCGTTCGACGAAGCGCTCGCGTCGATGCTGGAGCGGAACTGAGGGCTGGGGAAAATATGTAAGGCGCAACGAAGACCCACCGTAAACTTTCTCGGAAGGAAACCGCCGCGGCCTTCTCTCGAAGCTTTCCTTAACGATTGATAAAGGAATACTCTGCGGCCGTTTCAAAGCGGCATTTGCAATTTCGATCGGCAGCTCGCCGTCATGCGGCGAGCTGTCTTTTTGTGGGTACAGGGCAGGGCTCCTCGGCGTGGCGGGGCGAGACGGCCGCAGCCTTAACGCGATGTGGCGGAAAGGGACAGTGTCAATACTGAAGCTTGCGCTCGTCAACCTCGAGAACAATGGCGCCGCCGGCGCTGACGCAAACCGAAATGCTGGCGCTCGCCGGGATCGCCTATCTGCAGCCGGCGACCCGCGCCGCACTCTCCCGCCTCGCTGGCCGTGAGATCAACCGCGACGTGCTGGGCGCGTTGAAGCGTCATGGCCTCATCGCCGCGGCGCTCCGCGCCCCCGAACCCGGCGCGCCCCCCGCCTGGGTGACCACGGGGAGGTTTCTAGAGGCTTTCGGGCTTGGGTCTCTCCGCGAACTGCCCGAACTCGAGCGCTTCCAGGACGACGGGATCAATTTTGAAATCGACAACGTTCTCGATCCCCGATGGAACGTCGACTCCGCCGACAGCGACGAGTGAGGTCGGGACCGGTCGACTTCTTGGATGGGCCGACCGTCGAGTGCAATGCTCCGATGTGATTTTTCGCGATTGATGGCGCTACAAATGCGTCACACGCATCGACCACCTCGCGGGGGTTCGAGTCGCTCCTCCGCTACCACGCGTCCCCCACTATATTTCGCCTGGGGGAACGCTGCGCCACCGATGAGGGCGGCAAGCTTGCCTTTGACCTCGACCTGGAAGCCTTCCCTCGGCGCCTTGGGGTGAACGGTCACGCCGTGAACGAGCGCGCGGAAAGTGGATACGAGCGATCCACGATCGTCCTCCGCCGCCGCATGTTCCGTCAGAACCGCCGCGAGCCGGTCAACGGTCGCGATATAGCTGTCCAGCGTCGCCGGATGCAGGGCGATGATCTGCGGGGTTTCCCCCACCTGGGATAGTTCGCGTTCCGCTTCCAGAACTTGGCCTCTCAATTCATCCAATCTGGCGCGCCCTTCTTCCTCGCGAAGCACGCCCTTGATGAGCATGTCGATCGCTCTTTGACGCTCCGCCTCCAACCTGTCGCGCCGCCGTTCGATCCTCGTCCGCCTCGAAATCGCCGTTGCGGCGAGACGTTTGCGCTCCTCATTGTAGGCGCGGACATAGGTCTCGATCAGTCGCGTATCCTTCAACTCCTCGGTCATGCCTTTCAGGACGGCTTCCTCTACGTCAGTGAGGTAGAGAATCCGCCGGTTGGAGCAGCTTCCATTCTCCCTCACGGCTGAACAGCGAATGCGCGTCTTTCCGGTCTTGTCCCGGTCATGAACCGACATCCCGGACCCGCAACAACCGCAGCGCAGGAGGCCGGACAGCAGATGCGCCGGCCGGCGCTTCACATTCGTCGAAAGCCGCGCTTTCTCCGCTTTCAGCGCTTGGGCGCATTTCCAGGTTCCTTCATCAACGATCCGCAGGTGGGGAGCCGCAATCTCCTGCCATTGGTCACGCGGATTCGGGCGGGAAATGCGCTTGCCCGTGTCCGGGTTTTTAACCATCCGCACCTTGTTCCAGACTATGCGACCGGCATAAAGCTCATTGAAAATCAGACCATTGCCGCGCCGCGCGTTGCCGTTGATCGTCGACGCGTTCCACCGCGTCCCGCGCGGGGGCGCGATACGGTCACGATTGAGTTCGCCGGCAATTTCCCGTGGCGGCCGGCCAGCGGCGTAAGCGGCGAAGATCCGCCGAACGATCTCGGCTTCCTCTTCGACAATCTCCAACTCTCCCCGACGGCCAGGCACCGGGCAATAGCCGTAGGCCCTCCCGCCCGCGTGCCGACCTTCGCGGATAACACCGGCCATCCCGCGTCGGACCTTCTTCGCGCCATCCTCGCGCTGCAATTGCCCGACCAGCCCTCTGAGGCCGACGAGGATGGCGTCCGCCGTGCCGTCATGGACAGCGTGAATCTCGACACCGAGAAAGGACAGCCGTTTATGAATGCCGGCCAAGTCCTCCATATCGCGGGAGAGTCGGTCGAGGGCTTCGACGATAACGACCTCGAACGCGCGATCGCGCGCGGCGTCCATGAGGCGCATAAGACCGTCTCGCCCAAAGATGGAAGCTCCCGAGCGCGCCTTGTCCTCGTAAGAGCCAATGACGTCCAGCCCAATTCGTGCGGCGTAGGCGCGGCAGAGTGCGATTTGGTCTTCAGTCGATTTCTCGCTCTGGAGTTCAGTCGAGAATCTTGCGTAGATGACCGCGCGAGTCATGGGTCGACGCTCCCGCCTGCAATGTCCGCGTCCGCTCGGGAGTTGCCTGTGGGATGAACGGAGCGCTTGAAGCGAGATGATCGCGCCTCGCGTCCGCGATCGCAAGGGCTTCGACGAAACGTATCAGAGAAAGTTCGAACGGCGTCGCGTGATCTTTGGACGATACGTGGCGATCGTTCCCGCATTCACTGCTTATGTCTGTTCGTCGTGTCACGCATTCATCATGCGAGCGCCGGAAGTTGGATGAAAGGGCTCCAAGTCTACGTTCGTGAGATTAGAAGCCATAGCGAAATAAAAGGCTGGGTTTGCATATGTCGCATCAGAAAAATGGCGCCATTCGGATGGACTCTGTCATTCAGATCGTTTTCGGGCAATCGATACCACGGAGCGGATTTGGTGAAATCGAAAGGGTCGCCTCAGGCTCGCGCGCAATAAAGGCTCAAAACTTCCTGAGGGGGATATTGTGTTTGAGCAGCGCGTAGCGAATTTGCCTCGGCGTCAACCCTAGCAGACGCCCGGCTCTCGCCTGGACCCAACCGGCTTCGACCATGGCGTCGATCAATTTCTCGCGGTCCGATCGCTCGTCCGTTTCCTCTGGCGCGCTGTCGGCGACGTCGAGGCGCGGGGCGGATGTCGAGGATTGCGACGCCGTTGCGCCACTCCACAACTCAATGCTCGCTGACGGTGATGGCGCGCCGGGCGCAGCGGAAGGAAAGGCGGTCGCCCAGAGACTGTCCGAGACGCCATGAAAATCCTCCTCGCCAATCTCGTCGCCGGTTGCAAAAGTCGCGGCGCGAAACACGAAATTCTCAAGCTGGGAGACGTTTCCGGGAAAGGGGAATTTGCTCAGGAAATCGAGCGCCGTCTGCGTAAACGCGAGGCGCGAGCCTTGCTCTTCATTGAATCGTCGAAGAAATTCATTGGCGAGGAGAGGGATGTCTTCCTTGCGTTCGCGCAAAGGCGGAATGAAGATCGGCAGGACGCTGAGCCGGTAAAAAAGGTCCGGGTTGAACAGGCGCGGATCCACTGCGGGCTGTAGATCGCGGCTGGTCGCGCAAATCAGGCGGATATCGGCGTTCATCTTGTTTATCCCGCCGACGCGCCTGAATTCGCCGTCACGCAGCGCGTGCAGGAGCTTCACCTGTATGGCCGGCGTGATCTCGCCGATCTCGTCAAGAAAGAGCGTCCCTCCCTGCGCATATTCAAGGAGACCCATGCGGGGACTGATCGCGCCGGGGAAGGCGTCGCGCTCATGGCCGAAGAGTTCGGACGCGAGAGAAAATTCCGACTGCGCGGCGCAGCTCATTTTAAGGAAGGGCGCGTTGCGTCGTGGCGATAATTGGTGAATGGCGGTGGCGACGGCGTCTTTCTCGACGCCGGCTTCTCCCAGCAACATCGCAGCCGCTCGTGTTCTGGCGATCGAGCCGATTTTCTTCGTAATTGCCCGGATCGACGCGCTGTTTCCAAGAATAGACATATCCATGCGCGCGGCGGATAGCGCGTTCATCACCGTTCCTGATGCCTAATGTTGTGTCCTGTCTACGACAGTCGCAGCAAGCTCTGTGCCGCACTTGCGACAGGGATGACGTCTCCACGACACGCTTTGCGGTTCACGAAAGAGAGGCCAGCGGGGCGCAAGCCCGCGTCGGTTCCCGCCGACAAGAGACGATCATTGTAATCTAATTAAAATACAACAGCTTAACGAGCGACTCACAAATCATGGCAAACGGCGGCCATCGAGCCCGCCCGGCGCAAAAATGGGCGCGGAAATCAAGGCCGCTTTGTGGCGGATGCCGAACTAGGCCGGATATTGTTCAATATGAACTTTCCATAGGCGCAAATATCCCATTAGTGCCGACAGCTTCAGCTAATAAACGCAGAAATTCCCGACAAATGCCGCTTCTAGAGGCGTTCCCTGCTGTCGGAAAGCAGCAATTATACTGTCGTGAACACGACAATCACTACAGCGAAATGCGACAAATAAAAACTTATTGACGAGCTTGGCGGCCCATGACGCTATATATCTACCTTATATAGAACTGCGCTGAGGGCTGGGGCGTGCGCACTACTTCGCCTAATCCATTACTGCCGAAGCGGCCGAAAAGCGCCGCCATACGCTGGCGTACCGGCCCTGCCGCCGGAAAGGTGGGTTTGTCGCATGCGGCCGCCCTCAAACCCGATCTCCGCGAAGCAACCAACAGCCCGAGC
Coding sequences:
- the scpB gene encoding SMC-Scp complex subunit ScpB, whose amino-acid sequence is MGRPKRNDADAFFDSDLADLPVAARWREWMLRIEAAIFAATSPVPRETLARIVGDDARLDDLIADLQAELRARPYELAFVAGGYQLRTRPRFASAIRLAHGDRIEDAGPPALTRTEMLALAGIAYLQPATRAALSRHAGREISRDVLGALKRHGLIAAALRAPEPGAPLAWVTTGRFLEAFGLASLRELPDLERLQDEGFDPSNESRLDRLWPMVDADNEGEDGGSFEE
- a CDS encoding sigma 54-interacting transcriptional regulator, translated to MGSIARTRAAAMLLGEAGVEKDAVATAIHQLSPRRNAPFLKMSCAAQSEFSLASELFGHERDAFPGAISPRMGLLEYAQGGTLFLDEIGEITPAIQVKLLHALRDGEFRRVGGINKMNADIRLICATSRDLQPAVDPRLFNPDLFYRLSVLPIFIPPLRERKEDIPLLANEFLRRFNEEQGSRLAFTQTALDFLSKFPFPGNVSQLENFVFRAATFATGDEIGEEDFHGVSDSLWATAFPSAAPGAPSPSASIELWSGATASQSSTSAPRLDVADSAPEETDERSDREKLIDAMVEAGWVQARAGRLLGLTPRQIRYALLKHNIPLRKF
- a CDS encoding DUF1403 family protein, which produces MTKRRFDRMLSVMFDLDSVPDRAPESPPVSPRRPRRARKPALSTGAKNPGEIGLFPDWGRLPDADGGRSDAAFHAGAGLALFDRLLRAGEDGAEPAYAGALRRRLALRAAASCARLARLREDESALRDAEHLAPPHAPPSPAGRLHRLFRRFGEQPVRLDRATLAVAAELLLLRLDEPALVRLVEALQRRASKPRTPLLAVVEASRAAMSAVTNSAPVDADIVAFWLADATLAQELGWASPVPLFATAIHHPALRIGPNGRRSRPGDPEWGEANARALALACHDAYALGADLARRADRLQQAAPKLRAKGAARVVAMLLEDDCVTPARAAKESGLSDRAARRLFDRLIELGTVRELSGRANFRLYGL
- the scpB gene encoding SMC-Scp complex subunit ScpB, whose protein sequence is MAPPALTQTEMLALAGIAYLQPATRAALSRLAGREINRDVLGALKRHGLIAAALRAPEPGAPPAWVTTGRFLEAFGLGSLRELPELERFQDDGINFEIDNVLDPRWNVDSADSDE
- a CDS encoding recombinase family protein — protein: MTRAVIYARFSTELQSEKSTEDQIALCRAYAARIGLDVIGSYEDKARSGASIFGRDGLMRLMDAARDRAFEVVIVEALDRLSRDMEDLAGIHKRLSFLGVEIHAVHDGTADAILVGLRGLVGQLQREDGAKKVRRGMAGVIREGRHAGGRAYGYCPVPGRRGELEIVEEEAEIVRRIFAAYAAGRPPREIAGELNRDRIAPPRGTRWNASTINGNARRGNGLIFNELYAGRIVWNKVRMVKNPDTGKRISRPNPRDQWQEIAAPHLRIVDEGTWKCAQALKAEKARLSTNVKRRPAHLLSGLLRCGCCGSGMSVHDRDKTGKTRIRCSAVRENGSCSNRRILYLTDVEEAVLKGMTEELKDTRLIETYVRAYNEERKRLAATAISRRTRIERRRDRLEAERQRAIDMLIKGVLREEEGRARLDELRGQVLEAERELSQVGETPQIIALHPATLDSYIATVDRLAAVLTEHAAAEDDRGSLVSTFRALVHGVTVHPKAPREGFQVEVKGKLAALIGGAAFPQAKYSGGRVVAEERLEPPRGGRCV
- a CDS encoding LysM peptidoglycan-binding domain-containing protein, whose amino-acid sequence is MAPRSGDPQKIIVMASLGEYMLSVQASVLWIAALCGVLIFHCVHLARGCAECRALHGVHLVMLVGMLYMYAAMAFDLVAAPRSLWVTLYVASSAGVLAWLATRHFRGDSVEGVWVLALAQQIAMIYMWAPMTDWAPAISYGFALYFALETFGWGLKAAARGARSALHPATAGPAPAALLPNSFFDDMCMTIMAASMAYMFLGMQLMMSPPRSAPERDSAVTSGPVAPPEERAGEPVASAQGPNPHRANPPPSSSPESGRDVRSYVVRPGDTLTGISARFYGDARLWRRIVAANPGLTSRRLPIGHTIILPEPDRPAKLNTPR